CCACGACATCCGCGGCCTGCTCGGCCTCGACACACCCCTGTTCAGCCGATGACCGCGTCCATCACACACCGTCACCACCCACGCCCTCCCAACGACACCGAACCTGACCACACCAAGGTCAACGAGCGTGGCTGACAACACCAGCGGAGCTGCGCAAGGTCGAGCATGCCCGTGGCCGCGGCGACGGAGTGGTCGACGACGCCGCTGCGCAGCATCCGCAGCAGGACGTACTCCTTGATCGACACCCAGCGCGCGGCGTCCCGCCACACCTGCGGTTCGTGCGCGCGGAACCACCGGAGCTTCGCCAGAGGAGCCATCGGCTGGACCGGTGTGCCCGTGCGCCGGTAGACCTCGGCGCCGACGCCGGCCCGCAGGGCTCGCGCCTCCTCGGCCGCCCGGTTGTCGGCGTACGTCACGACGGGGGTGAGCGGGGTCGTCGCCGCGTCGAGGGCGAGCAGGGTGTGCATGGCCGAGCTGAGCGCGACGCCGGCGACGGCGGCGCCGCCGGAACGGGCCGCGGCGACGACCTCGCCGAGCACCGCGGTCACGGCCGCGAGGACGCCGTCGGGGTCGAGCTCGGCCCGCCCGGGGGCCGGCGCGTGCAGCGGATACTCGCGGCCGGCCGCCGCGAGAAGGTTGCCGTCCCGGTCGTAAGCGGCGGCCTTCGCGGTCGTCGTGCCGATGTCGACCCCGATGACCGCCTCGCTGCCCGCCCGGGCGGTCACCGGCTCGCCCCCATTCGGGGCTCATCCCCGGCTCCGCCCGGCGACGCCGGTGTCACGCTGGTGCCTCCGAGGTGTTGGCCGGCTAGCCGGCACCTTAGGCCACCGAGGCCTGCCTGGGAAGCCACCCGGCCGCGTGCGGCCCCGGAAAGCCGCACCGACCCGGCCTCGAGGGAGGGCCGGGCCGGCGGGCGCCGTCGCGTGCCAGCCGGGGGCCCTCACCCCGTCGCCTTGACGCAACAATCCCGCGTACGGGCGAAGCCGTCGCGCCCGGCGAAGGACCCATGTTGACCGAATCCGCGCATACGCGTTACGCTCGGCCCGGCGGCGTGGAGGCGGGCTGGTTCTTGCCTGTGGGGTGGGTCATGGTCGAGGAGTCAGAGAGGTCGGCGGGCGGCGAGGGTCCCGACGTGCGCTTCGAGGCGACCGTCCTTGCGCCTGACGCCGGCGTGAGCGCGTTTGCGGTGGCCGAGCGGGTCGCGGAACTCGACCTCGACCGCATCCCCGATCCGGAGGGCGGCGTGCGCCTGCTGATCGACGTCGACGAGTGCGTCGCGCTGCTCGATCGGGGCTTCGAGGTTCGGCTGCGCCGGGCCGTCCCCGTGCGGCCGCTCGACCCGCAGCTGATCGCCGGCGACGACGAGGTCCAGGCGTGGTTCGACGAGCGTGTGGCCGGCACCGAGGAGGGGCAGGCGACCTGATGTACCGCACCGTCGCCCAGCTGAACAATCTCATGGGTCAGCTCGCCGGGTTCTTTCCGCAGATCGTCACGCGCCTGCGGATGCCCGAGCCGTCGGTGGAGGGCCGGACGGTCTACGCGTTGCGCCTGCGTGCGGGCGGCGGTGGCGCCCGGCGGGGAGTCCTCCTCGTCGGCGGCACCCACTCCCGCGAGCTGATGAACCCCGACCTCCTCGTCGAGCTGGCCGTCGACCTCGTCGTCAGCTGCGTGACAGGCAACGACGTGACGCTTGGCCGGCGTACGTGGCCGGCGGGGGACATCAAGGTCATCCTCGAGACCCTGGACCTCTACCTGCTGCCGTGCAGCAACCCCGACGGACGCATCTACGTCATGAACGTCGACGACATGTGGCGCAAGAGCAGACGCGACAACCCCGGCACGCCGTGCGACGGCGTCGACCTCAACCGCAACCTCGACTTCATGTGGGGCGTCACGCAGGGGCAGACTTCCTGCTC
The Egibacteraceae bacterium DNA segment above includes these coding regions:
- a CDS encoding FGGY family carbohydrate kinase — encoded protein: MTARAGSEAVIGVDIGTTTAKAAAYDRDGNLLAAAGREYPLHAPAPGRAELDPDGVLAAVTAVLGEVVAAARSGGAAVAGVALSSAMHTLLALDAATTPLTPVVTYADNRAAEEARALRAGVGAEVYRRTGTPVQPMAPLAKLRWFRAHEPQVWRDAARWVSIKEYVLLRMLRSGVVDHSVAAATGMLDLAQLRWCCQPRSLTLVWSGSVSLGGRGW